A window from Vigna angularis cultivar LongXiaoDou No.4 chromosome 7, ASM1680809v1, whole genome shotgun sequence encodes these proteins:
- the LOC108337320 gene encoding chorismate mutase 2 isoform X2 has product MIKWVALNLTCVSISTSWVDEMMHRFSLVILVLTICGVRCRMAKAEENVYTLASVREDLIRQEDTIVYGLIERAKFPSNSHTYDEKYAQIPGFYGSLVEFVVKNTEDVQAKAGRYTNPEENPFFPENLPPSSVPSYPFSQFLHPGAASININKSVWKMYLRDLLPLLATSGDDGNYAQTAAADLSLLQAISRRIHYGKFVAEVKFRDAPQDYEPLIRAKDREGLMKLLTFTSVEETVRKRVEKKATVFGQEVSLDSDNDGNGKSKFDPTVASRLYKNWVIPLTKEVQVEYLLRRVD; this is encoded by the exons ATGATCAAATGGGTGGCGCTGAATTTGACTT GTGTTTCGATTTCAACCTCTTGGGTTGATGAAATGATGCATCGGTTTTCATTGGTGATTCTTGTGCTGACAATATGTGGTGTGAGATGCAGAATGGCGAAAGCAGAAGAGAATGTGTACACGCTGGCTTCGGTGAGGGAGGATTTGATTAGGCAAGAGGATACCATCGTTTATGGTCTTATTGAGAGAGCCAAGTTTCCTTCCAATTCTCATACCTATGATGAGAAGTATGCTCAAATCCCTGGCTTTTATGGCTCATTGGTGGAGTTTGTTGTTAAAAATACTGAGGACGTTCAAGCTAAG GCTGGGAGATACACAAACCCTGAAGAAAACCCCTTCTTCCCTGAAAATTTACCACCATCAAGTGTGCCATCCTACCCCTTCTCACAG TTTTTGCATCCTGGAGCTGCTTCAATTAACATAAACAAGTCCGTCTGGAAAATGTATTTGCGAGATTTACTTCCATTGCTTGCTACTTCGGGTGATGATGGCAATTATGCGCAAACTGCTGCTGCTGATCTTTCATTACTGCAG gCTATCTCAAGAAGGATTCACTATGGAAAGTTTGTGGCTGAGGTGAAATTCCGGGATGCTCCTCAAGACTACGAGCCTTTAATTCGAgcaaag GATAGAGAAGGTTTGATGAAATTGTTGACATTTACGAGCGTTGAAGAGACAGTGAGGAAGAGGGTTGAAAAGAAGGCCACAGTGTTTGGTCAGGAAGTAAGTCTTGACAGTGATAATGATGGCAATGGAAAAAGTAAGTTTGATCCAACAGTGGCTTCTCGTTTGTACAAAAATTGGGTGATACCTCTCACCAAAGAGGTTCAGGTTGAGTACCTCTTGCGCCGTGTAGACTGA
- the LOC108337320 gene encoding chorismate mutase 2 isoform X4, whose amino-acid sequence MGGAEFDLMAKAEENVYTLASVREDLIRQEDTIVYGLIERAKFPSNSHTYDEKYAQIPGFYGSLVEFVVKNTEDVQAKAGRYTNPEENPFFPENLPPSSVPSYPFSQFLHPGAASININKSVWKMYLRDLLPLLATSGDDGNYAQTAAADLSLLQAISRRIHYGKFVAEVKFRDAPQDYEPLIRAKDREGLMKLLTFTSVEETVRKRVEKKATVFGQEVSLDSDNDGNGKSKFDPTVASRLYKNWVIPLTKEVQVEYLLRRVD is encoded by the exons ATGGGTGGCGCTGAATTTGACTT AATGGCGAAAGCAGAAGAGAATGTGTACACGCTGGCTTCGGTGAGGGAGGATTTGATTAGGCAAGAGGATACCATCGTTTATGGTCTTATTGAGAGAGCCAAGTTTCCTTCCAATTCTCATACCTATGATGAGAAGTATGCTCAAATCCCTGGCTTTTATGGCTCATTGGTGGAGTTTGTTGTTAAAAATACTGAGGACGTTCAAGCTAAG GCTGGGAGATACACAAACCCTGAAGAAAACCCCTTCTTCCCTGAAAATTTACCACCATCAAGTGTGCCATCCTACCCCTTCTCACAG TTTTTGCATCCTGGAGCTGCTTCAATTAACATAAACAAGTCCGTCTGGAAAATGTATTTGCGAGATTTACTTCCATTGCTTGCTACTTCGGGTGATGATGGCAATTATGCGCAAACTGCTGCTGCTGATCTTTCATTACTGCAG gCTATCTCAAGAAGGATTCACTATGGAAAGTTTGTGGCTGAGGTGAAATTCCGGGATGCTCCTCAAGACTACGAGCCTTTAATTCGAgcaaag GATAGAGAAGGTTTGATGAAATTGTTGACATTTACGAGCGTTGAAGAGACAGTGAGGAAGAGGGTTGAAAAGAAGGCCACAGTGTTTGGTCAGGAAGTAAGTCTTGACAGTGATAATGATGGCAATGGAAAAAGTAAGTTTGATCCAACAGTGGCTTCTCGTTTGTACAAAAATTGGGTGATACCTCTCACCAAAGAGGTTCAGGTTGAGTACCTCTTGCGCCGTGTAGACTGA
- the LOC108337320 gene encoding chorismate mutase 2 isoform X3, whose product MMHRFSLVILVLTICGVRCRMAKAEENVYTLASVREDLIRQEDTIVYGLIERAKFPSNSHTYDEKYAQIPGFYGSLVEFVVKNTEDVQAKAGRYTNPEENPFFPENLPPSSVPSYPFSQFLHPGAASININKSVWKMYLRDLLPLLATSGDDGNYAQTAAADLSLLQAISRRIHYGKFVAEVKFRDAPQDYEPLIRAKDREGLMKLLTFTSVEETVRKRVEKKATVFGQEVSLDSDNDGNGKSKFDPTVASRLYKNWVIPLTKEVQVEYLLRRVD is encoded by the exons ATGATGCATCGGTTTTCATTGGTGATTCTTGTGCTGACAATATGTGGTGTGAGATGCAGAATGGCGAAAGCAGAAGAGAATGTGTACACGCTGGCTTCGGTGAGGGAGGATTTGATTAGGCAAGAGGATACCATCGTTTATGGTCTTATTGAGAGAGCCAAGTTTCCTTCCAATTCTCATACCTATGATGAGAAGTATGCTCAAATCCCTGGCTTTTATGGCTCATTGGTGGAGTTTGTTGTTAAAAATACTGAGGACGTTCAAGCTAAG GCTGGGAGATACACAAACCCTGAAGAAAACCCCTTCTTCCCTGAAAATTTACCACCATCAAGTGTGCCATCCTACCCCTTCTCACAG TTTTTGCATCCTGGAGCTGCTTCAATTAACATAAACAAGTCCGTCTGGAAAATGTATTTGCGAGATTTACTTCCATTGCTTGCTACTTCGGGTGATGATGGCAATTATGCGCAAACTGCTGCTGCTGATCTTTCATTACTGCAG gCTATCTCAAGAAGGATTCACTATGGAAAGTTTGTGGCTGAGGTGAAATTCCGGGATGCTCCTCAAGACTACGAGCCTTTAATTCGAgcaaag GATAGAGAAGGTTTGATGAAATTGTTGACATTTACGAGCGTTGAAGAGACAGTGAGGAAGAGGGTTGAAAAGAAGGCCACAGTGTTTGGTCAGGAAGTAAGTCTTGACAGTGATAATGATGGCAATGGAAAAAGTAAGTTTGATCCAACAGTGGCTTCTCGTTTGTACAAAAATTGGGTGATACCTCTCACCAAAGAGGTTCAGGTTGAGTACCTCTTGCGCCGTGTAGACTGA
- the LOC108337320 gene encoding chorismate mutase 2 isoform X1, whose protein sequence is MAKAEENVYTLASVREDLIRQEDTIVYGLIERAKFPSNSHTYDEKYAQIPGFYGSLVEFVVKNTEDVQAKAGRYTNPEENPFFPENLPPSSVPSYPFSQFLHPGAASININKSVWKMYLRDLLPLLATSGDDGNYAQTAAADLSLLQAISRRIHYGKFVAEVKFRDAPQDYEPLIRAKDREGLMKLLTFTSVEETVRKRVEKKATVFGQEVSLDSDNDGNGKSKFDPTVASRLYKNWVIPLTKEVQVEYLLRRVD, encoded by the exons ATGGCGAAAGCAGAAGAGAATGTGTACACGCTGGCTTCGGTGAGGGAGGATTTGATTAGGCAAGAGGATACCATCGTTTATGGTCTTATTGAGAGAGCCAAGTTTCCTTCCAATTCTCATACCTATGATGAGAAGTATGCTCAAATCCCTGGCTTTTATGGCTCATTGGTGGAGTTTGTTGTTAAAAATACTGAGGACGTTCAAGCTAAG GCTGGGAGATACACAAACCCTGAAGAAAACCCCTTCTTCCCTGAAAATTTACCACCATCAAGTGTGCCATCCTACCCCTTCTCACAG TTTTTGCATCCTGGAGCTGCTTCAATTAACATAAACAAGTCCGTCTGGAAAATGTATTTGCGAGATTTACTTCCATTGCTTGCTACTTCGGGTGATGATGGCAATTATGCGCAAACTGCTGCTGCTGATCTTTCATTACTGCAG gCTATCTCAAGAAGGATTCACTATGGAAAGTTTGTGGCTGAGGTGAAATTCCGGGATGCTCCTCAAGACTACGAGCCTTTAATTCGAgcaaag GATAGAGAAGGTTTGATGAAATTGTTGACATTTACGAGCGTTGAAGAGACAGTGAGGAAGAGGGTTGAAAAGAAGGCCACAGTGTTTGGTCAGGAAGTAAGTCTTGACAGTGATAATGATGGCAATGGAAAAAGTAAGTTTGATCCAACAGTGGCTTCTCGTTTGTACAAAAATTGGGTGATACCTCTCACCAAAGAGGTTCAGGTTGAGTACCTCTTGCGCCGTGTAGACTGA